From Halapricum desulfuricans, a single genomic window includes:
- a CDS encoding extracellular solute-binding protein, which translates to MDDELTRRRILRIGGPALAGLVAGCSSDLLGDDSEQNDDWELTDNPSTETDRPTETATETDEEPTDPETETTATYVGDCPDGCDCSTVMPSTTNGSFTLWHNRTQAASQLFDGTKNMFNAMEGPTAKLQRIPSAFQDKLRQDIAAGQGPDAFQWAHDLMGEFVENDMLTDMSDQLRVGGCMFTDSAWDAVQYDGGIYGLPVTMEAPALIYNRDALDDMGVEPPETIGEMKSIMDDWDGDYGFAQPVDTYHVTWAGHMFGSAMYDGKELGLDDPAFAAGLRIILDELKPYMPTDGFYGAQTAAFTDGAAPFIVTGPWEITGFIEDVDFNVGVTTIPDKTGHSEFGDGTARPYMGVRMLYFTSMLDSPDGETATAARDFVEWYATSNERQLNLALNAGMVPAKSNLSGSDQLSPNVRGFSEQTEEAILMPQNPRFAAVWGPYSNVLTQAWDSGTDGLESDLQDAAEDIRTTWDEDY; encoded by the coding sequence ATGGACGATGAACTCACCCGGCGGCGAATCCTTCGCATCGGTGGGCCCGCACTCGCGGGACTCGTGGCGGGCTGTTCGTCAGACTTGCTCGGTGACGACTCCGAACAGAACGACGACTGGGAACTGACGGACAATCCCTCGACAGAGACGGACCGACCGACGGAGACAGCTACCGAAACCGACGAGGAGCCCACAGATCCCGAGACAGAGACGACCGCGACGTACGTCGGCGACTGTCCGGACGGCTGTGATTGCTCGACGGTGATGCCGTCGACGACGAACGGCAGCTTCACACTGTGGCACAATCGCACTCAGGCTGCGTCCCAGCTCTTTGACGGGACGAAAAACATGTTCAACGCGATGGAGGGGCCGACGGCGAAGCTCCAGCGAATTCCCTCCGCATTCCAGGACAAGCTCCGCCAGGATATCGCCGCCGGACAGGGACCCGACGCGTTCCAGTGGGCGCACGACCTGATGGGCGAGTTCGTCGAAAACGATATGCTCACGGACATGTCCGATCAACTCCGCGTCGGGGGGTGTATGTTCACAGACTCAGCGTGGGACGCCGTCCAATACGACGGTGGTATCTACGGACTCCCAGTTACGATGGAAGCGCCGGCGCTGATCTACAACCGGGACGCGCTGGACGACATGGGCGTCGAGCCGCCCGAGACCATCGGGGAGATGAAGTCCATCATGGACGACTGGGACGGCGACTACGGCTTCGCTCAGCCGGTCGACACCTACCACGTGACCTGGGCCGGCCACATGTTCGGATCGGCCATGTACGACGGCAAGGAACTCGGCCTGGACGATCCGGCGTTCGCCGCAGGACTTCGGATCATCCTCGATGAACTCAAACCATACATGCCGACTGACGGCTTCTACGGTGCACAGACGGCCGCATTCACGGACGGTGCGGCACCATTTATCGTCACGGGTCCCTGGGAGATTACCGGCTTCATCGAGGACGTCGACTTCAACGTCGGTGTCACGACGATTCCGGACAAGACGGGCCACAGCGAGTTCGGCGACGGCACCGCGCGACCGTACATGGGCGTGCGAATGCTCTACTTCACGAGTATGCTCGACTCGCCGGATGGCGAAACGGCGACTGCGGCCCGCGATTTCGTCGAGTGGTACGCGACGAGCAACGAACGCCAGCTCAACCTGGCTCTAAATGCCGGAATGGTGCCCGCAAAGAGCAATCTCTCCGGTAGCGATCAGCTGTCCCCCAACGTCCGGGGCTTCAGCGAACAGACCGAAGAAGCGATTTTGATGCCGCAGAACCCCCGATTTGCTGCTGTCTGGGGGCCGTACTCCAACGTGCTGACGCAAGCATGGGACAGCGGCACCGACGGCCTCGAGAGCGATCTTCAGGATGCGGCTGAAGACATCCGGACTACCTGGGACGAAGACTATTAA
- a CDS encoding DUF309 domain-containing protein, whose protein sequence is MDEHTRDESVPPPSGSPTGWTGSAWEHATLRRAVVHGVRLFNSGAYHESHDCFEAEWFNYGRGTTESAFAHGMVQVAAGAYKHFDFENDAGMVSLFETALQYLHGIPRDYYGVDVLEVRTTLTNALADPATIEAWQIPLDDTRPVAAQADYQYASNLDA, encoded by the coding sequence ATGGACGAACACACGCGCGACGAGAGCGTTCCGCCACCATCGGGGTCACCGACTGGCTGGACCGGATCTGCCTGGGAGCATGCAACACTTCGGCGAGCAGTCGTCCACGGCGTCCGGCTGTTCAACAGCGGTGCATACCACGAGAGCCACGACTGTTTCGAAGCGGAGTGGTTCAACTACGGCCGGGGAACGACCGAAAGTGCGTTCGCGCACGGGATGGTGCAGGTTGCAGCAGGCGCGTACAAGCACTTCGACTTCGAGAACGACGCCGGAATGGTGAGTCTCTTCGAGACGGCACTGCAGTATTTACATGGCATCCCGAGAGACTACTACGGCGTCGACGTCCTTGAGGTCCGCACTACACTCACGAACGCACTCGCTGACCCGGCGACGATCGAGGCATGGCAGATTCCGCTCGATGACACCCGTCCGGTCGCTGCACAGGCAGATTATCAGTACGCCAGCAATCTCGACGCCTGA
- the gcvPA gene encoding aminomethyl-transferring glycine dehydrogenase subunit GcvPA: MSGRRGGSPYVPHTDAETAAMLETIGVEDESELFDVPESIRFEGAFGIDSQDERGTAREIEQVLSRNDETASFLGRGHYAHHVPAVVERLSARSEFLTSYTQYQPEVAQGFLQALFEYQSMLVELTGLDVANSSMYDRATALGEAATLATRVRETSGSRVLVPELLREEQREVLENYAIGAGLDVEAYPSDDGNADLEALTATIDDDVVMVYAENPTVRGTIEEQLAEIGDLADGHDALFCLGSDPVALALLEAPASVGADVVVGDAGALGLGHAYGMSHGLFATRESFLRQVPGRLVGAGTDGSGRRAYTLTLQTREQHIRQERATSNICTNQAWVALRTAIHAAWLGADGLVELAEEAVRAPKELAARVDDIDGVDAPVHDRHHFREFLARTDRPAPAVRDDLRDRGYAVHALDGDHLQLCVTDVNEHATDGLVGALSEVA; the protein is encoded by the coding sequence ATGAGCGGGCGACGGGGCGGGAGTCCGTACGTCCCCCACACGGACGCGGAGACGGCCGCGATGCTCGAGACGATCGGCGTCGAAGACGAATCGGAACTGTTCGACGTTCCCGAGTCGATCCGGTTTGAGGGGGCGTTCGGGATCGATTCCCAAGACGAGCGTGGAACGGCCAGAGAAATCGAACAGGTACTCTCGCGCAACGACGAGACGGCGTCATTTCTAGGCCGTGGACACTACGCCCACCACGTCCCGGCGGTCGTCGAGAGGTTGTCCGCACGCTCGGAGTTTCTGACCTCCTACACGCAGTACCAGCCGGAGGTCGCCCAGGGATTCCTCCAGGCGCTGTTCGAATACCAATCGATGCTCGTCGAGCTCACGGGACTGGACGTCGCCAACAGTTCGATGTACGATCGGGCGACAGCCCTCGGCGAGGCAGCGACGCTTGCCACTCGGGTCCGGGAGACCAGCGGCTCGCGGGTCCTCGTCCCCGAACTGCTCCGAGAGGAGCAGCGCGAGGTCCTGGAGAATTACGCGATCGGGGCCGGACTCGACGTCGAGGCCTACCCGAGCGACGACGGCAACGCCGATCTGGAGGCGCTCACCGCCACGATCGACGACGACGTCGTCATGGTGTACGCCGAGAACCCGACTGTCCGGGGAACTATCGAGGAACAGCTGGCCGAGATCGGCGACCTTGCGGACGGTCACGACGCGCTGTTCTGTCTCGGCAGTGACCCAGTCGCGCTGGCGTTGCTGGAAGCGCCGGCGAGCGTCGGCGCGGACGTCGTCGTCGGCGACGCGGGCGCGCTCGGACTGGGGCACGCCTACGGGATGAGCCACGGCCTGTTCGCCACGCGGGAGTCGTTCCTTCGGCAGGTTCCGGGCCGGCTGGTCGGGGCGGGGACCGACGGGAGCGGACGGCGGGCCTACACGCTGACCCTCCAGACCCGCGAACAGCACATCCGACAGGAGCGAGCGACCTCGAATATCTGCACCAACCAGGCGTGGGTCGCGCTCCGGACGGCGATCCACGCTGCCTGGCTCGGTGCGGACGGGCTGGTCGAGCTAGCCGAAGAGGCCGTCAGAGCCCCGAAGGAACTCGCAGCGCGGGTCGACGACATCGACGGCGTCGACGCGCCGGTCCACGATCGCCACCACTTTCGGGAGTTCCTCGCCCGGACCGACCGGCCGGCGCCGGCCGTTCGGGACGACCTCCGCGACCGGGGGTACGCGGTCCACGCGCTCGACGGGGACCACCTGCAACTGTGTGTGACCGACGTGAACGAGCACGCGACGGATGGACTCGTCGGGGCGCTCTCGGAGGTGGCCTGA
- a CDS encoding PadR family transcriptional regulator: MYDLTGFQRDLLYVIAGKEEPHGLAIKEELEEYYEKEIHHGRLYPNLDTLVDKGLVEKGQRDRRTNYYSLTRRGRREIEARREWEQQYIDL, translated from the coding sequence ATGTACGACTTGACAGGATTTCAGCGTGACCTCCTATATGTCATCGCTGGGAAAGAGGAGCCGCACGGACTCGCAATCAAAGAAGAACTCGAAGAGTACTACGAGAAAGAGATCCACCACGGTCGACTGTATCCGAACCTCGACACGCTCGTCGATAAGGGCCTCGTCGAGAAGGGTCAGCGGGATCGACGGACGAACTACTACAGTCTGACACGGCGCGGCCGGCGTGAAATCGAAGCGCGACGCGAGTGGGAACAGCAGTACATCGATCTGTGA
- a CDS encoding 4a-hydroxytetrahydrobiopterin dehydratase, translating to MGDVLSDDEIDDRLPGGWSHDGEEIVRTFEFDSYLPGVGFASGVGGLAEDAWHHPEITITWGEVEVRLTTHDAGGITGQDIELAQRCNEIYE from the coding sequence ATGGGCGACGTACTTTCCGACGACGAGATCGACGATCGACTTCCCGGCGGATGGAGCCACGACGGCGAGGAGATCGTTCGCACCTTCGAGTTCGACTCGTATCTCCCGGGCGTGGGGTTCGCGTCCGGAGTCGGGGGCCTCGCGGAGGACGCCTGGCATCATCCAGAGATCACGATCACGTGGGGTGAAGTCGAGGTGCGGCTGACGACCCACGACGCGGGCGGCATTACCGGGCAGGACATCGAACTCGCTCAGCGCTGCAACGAAATATACGAGTGA
- a CDS encoding alpha-amylase domain-containing protein, with product MRETPRTSRRSVLKGIGTAALGALGFGSAGSSPAEAAGEPIMMQYFHEPWSTVESDIPTIADIGYDAIWIQQPAEAILTWDDQDGRNDPPLGYQPVDLRNFNSEFGTESELQSLIDTAHSHGVEVYLDTVLNHMAAASYDTFPQFEYEHFHHDVGAIDDWSDPHQVKHGEFLGLKDLGQLSHTDGDPAYVRQQLKNYMDKMAEFGADGHRFDAAKHMYTDFFSDYANQWADDNGMFKVGEVYDGNVDYVQNYADTGMNVFDYPLFFTMHDAFEYGDMSALEGAGITGQDPWHSVPFADNHDEDGPSQYELAFAYASTIEGYPVHYNLYPSWLLDNDNINNMVWVKKNLAGGETYYRHSGNDLLVYERYNNLLVGLNNNTSSWRDEWVYTSWRDETLNDYSGNASDVTVNNDGWVKISVPPEGWVFYAPY from the coding sequence ATGCGCGAAACCCCTCGAACGAGCAGACGTAGCGTCCTGAAAGGCATCGGTACAGCAGCGCTCGGTGCGCTCGGTTTCGGATCGGCAGGAAGCTCGCCCGCCGAGGCGGCAGGCGAGCCCATCATGATGCAGTACTTTCACGAGCCGTGGAGTACTGTCGAGTCCGACATCCCGACTATTGCTGATATCGGTTACGACGCAATCTGGATCCAGCAACCGGCAGAGGCGATCCTCACGTGGGACGACCAGGATGGGCGAAACGACCCGCCGCTGGGGTATCAGCCGGTCGATCTTCGAAACTTCAACAGCGAGTTCGGCACCGAGTCGGAGTTGCAGTCACTGATCGATACTGCACACTCCCATGGAGTCGAGGTGTACCTCGACACGGTTCTCAACCACATGGCGGCGGCCAGTTACGACACGTTCCCGCAGTTCGAATACGAACACTTCCACCACGACGTCGGAGCGATCGACGACTGGAGCGACCCGCATCAGGTCAAACACGGCGAGTTCCTCGGGCTGAAGGACCTCGGCCAGCTCAGCCACACCGACGGCGATCCGGCCTACGTCCGCCAGCAACTCAAAAACTACATGGACAAGATGGCCGAGTTCGGTGCGGACGGCCACCGGTTCGACGCGGCAAAGCACATGTACACCGATTTCTTCTCGGACTACGCGAACCAGTGGGCCGACGACAACGGGATGTTCAAGGTCGGCGAAGTCTACGACGGGAACGTCGACTACGTCCAGAACTACGCGGATACCGGGATGAACGTCTTTGACTACCCTCTCTTTTTCACGATGCACGATGCCTTCGAGTACGGCGATATGAGTGCGCTCGAAGGCGCTGGCATCACCGGACAGGACCCGTGGCACTCGGTGCCGTTCGCTGATAATCACGACGAGGACGGACCGAGCCAGTACGAACTGGCCTTCGCGTACGCCTCGACGATCGAGGGATACCCCGTACACTACAACCTCTATCCGAGCTGGCTGCTCGACAACGACAACATCAACAACATGGTCTGGGTCAAGAAGAACCTGGCCGGCGGGGAAACCTACTATCGCCACTCCGGCAACGACTTGCTGGTGTACGAACGGTACAACAACCTGCTAGTTGGACTGAACAACAACACCAGCAGCTGGCGTGACGAGTGGGTCTACACGTCCTGGCGTGACGAGACGCTCAACGACTACTCCGGGAACGCCAGCGACGTGACGGTCAACAACGACGGCTGGGTGAAGATCAGCGTCCCGCCGGAAGGGTGGGTCTTCTACGCACCGTACTAA
- the gcvPB gene encoding aminomethyl-transferring glycine dehydrogenase subunit GcvPB translates to MRYDQARWSEADHYEPLLIEKRSETVEIEDSPLPDDLTREQLRMPSPAEPELARHYTRLSQETYGVDSGPVPLGSCTMKYNPSLLEAVAADENAAVHPDRPEESVQGTLEIMATLQDWLGRIGGMDAVTLQPPAGAAGEYTGLLIAKAYHESRGEDRSEVLIPDSAHGTNFASAAMAGFEVVELPSGEDGRVDLNALTAAVGDETAALMLTNPNTLGLFERDIDEIAEIVHDAGGLLYYDGANLNALLGQARPGDMGFDIMHYNVHKTFATPHGGGGPGAGPVGVTADLAPFLPRPHVRESEGEYELYDPERSIGKVHGYQGNWLVLLKAYAYIRRLGDAGLAETSRKAVLNANYLAERIDFEIPYGPFHHEFVASAGDRDAANVAKHMLDRGVHPPTTKWPELVDEALMVEPTEAESKETLELLADAFDAASNADPDTLESSPHRTTARRIDQVEAARSPRLSWRALEDS, encoded by the coding sequence ATGCGCTACGACCAGGCCCGCTGGAGCGAGGCGGACCACTACGAGCCGCTGCTGATCGAGAAGCGCTCCGAAACCGTCGAGATCGAGGACTCGCCGCTACCCGACGACCTGACGCGCGAGCAACTCAGGATGCCCTCGCCCGCCGAACCCGAGCTTGCGCGTCACTACACACGTCTCTCTCAGGAGACCTACGGGGTCGACAGCGGCCCCGTCCCGCTTGGCAGTTGCACGATGAAGTACAATCCGTCGCTGCTGGAGGCGGTCGCGGCCGACGAAAACGCCGCGGTCCACCCTGATCGGCCTGAGGAAAGCGTCCAGGGGACCTTAGAGATTATGGCGACGTTGCAGGACTGGCTCGGCCGAATCGGTGGGATGGACGCCGTGACGCTGCAGCCGCCGGCCGGGGCAGCCGGGGAGTATACCGGCCTGCTGATCGCGAAGGCTTACCACGAGTCCCGTGGCGAGGACCGTTCGGAGGTGCTGATCCCCGACAGCGCCCACGGGACGAACTTCGCGAGCGCAGCGATGGCCGGCTTCGAGGTCGTCGAGCTCCCGAGCGGCGAGGACGGTCGCGTGGATCTCAACGCGCTGACGGCTGCCGTCGGTGATGAGACGGCCGCGCTGATGCTCACGAATCCCAACACGCTGGGGCTTTTCGAACGTGACATCGACGAGATCGCCGAGATCGTGCACGACGCCGGCGGACTGCTGTACTACGACGGTGCGAATCTCAATGCCCTGCTCGGACAGGCTCGGCCCGGCGATATGGGATTCGACATAATGCACTACAACGTCCACAAGACCTTCGCGACGCCACACGGTGGCGGGGGACCCGGGGCTGGCCCGGTCGGTGTGACCGCGGATCTCGCGCCCTTCCTGCCCAGGCCACACGTCCGGGAGTCCGAGGGCGAATACGAACTGTACGACCCCGAGCGATCGATCGGGAAGGTCCACGGCTATCAGGGTAACTGGCTGGTCCTGTTGAAGGCCTACGCGTACATCCGGCGGCTCGGCGACGCGGGACTGGCTGAGACCAGCAGGAAAGCCGTGCTCAACGCCAACTACCTGGCCGAACGGATCGACTTCGAGATACCGTATGGCCCGTTCCACCACGAGTTCGTCGCCAGCGCCGGCGACCGGGACGCCGCTAATGTCGCGAAGCATATGCTCGATCGCGGCGTCCATCCGCCGACGACGAAGTGGCCCGAACTCGTCGACGAGGCGTTGATGGTCGAACCGACCGAGGCAGAATCGAAGGAGACGCTCGAGTTGCTGGCCGACGCCTTCGACGCCGCGAGTAACGCGGATCCGGACACGCTCGAATCGTCCCCCCACCGGACGACTGCCCGGCGGATCGATCAGGTCGAAGCTGCCCGATCACCCCGCCTGTCCTGGCGGGCCCTCGAAGACAGCTAG
- a CDS encoding DUF7128 family protein, with protein MVTTTERDGETWYQCEKCEMLFDNQSDAEQHEQNCDAEDPSYIQ; from the coding sequence ATGGTAACCACGACCGAGCGAGACGGAGAAACGTGGTACCAGTGCGAGAAATGCGAGATGCTGTTCGACAACCAGTCGGACGCCGAACAGCACGAACAGAACTGCGACGCGGAGGACCCGTCGTACATCCAGTAG
- the uvrB gene encoding excinuclease ABC subunit UvrB — MSDSGGPLSPDRPEAERPFEVQAPFDPAGDQPEAIEQLADGFRQGMDEQTLLGVTGSGKTNTVSWTIEELQQPTLVIAHNKTLAAQLYEEFRELFPNNAVEYFVSYYDYYQPEAYVEQTDKYIEKDASINEEIDRLRHSATRSLLTRDDVIVVASVSAIYGLGDPQNYVDMSLRLERGQRIDRDELLGRLVDLNYERNDVDFTQGTFRVRGDTVEIYPMYGRYAVRVEMWGDEIDRLVKIDPLEGEIKSEEPAVLLHPAEHYSIPEQRLQRAIDEIERLMDERVSYFERQGDLVAAQRIEERTTFDLEMLKETGYCSGIENYSVHLSDRESGDAPYTLLDYFPDDFLTVIDESHQTIPQIRGQYEGDKSRKDSLVENGFRLPTAYDNRPLTFEEFERKTDRTLYVSATPGDYERDVSDRIVEQIVRPTHLVDPEIEVSPADGQVEDLLERIGDRVEQDERVLVTTLTKRMAEDLTEYLEEAGVAVEYMHDETDTLERHELVRGLRAGEFDVLVGINLLREGLDIPEVSLVAILDADQEGFLRSETTLVQTMGRAARNVNGQVLLYADDSSDAMESAIEETRRRRRIQREYNEQHGFEPTTIEKEIGETNLPGSKTETRDTAGMEPEDADAAAHLIEELQERMDAAADNLEFELAADIRDRIRKLREEYELDGGEEDGVVPEPGLEEQ; from the coding sequence ATGAGCGATAGTGGAGGCCCGCTGTCACCGGATCGACCGGAGGCCGAGCGTCCGTTCGAGGTACAGGCGCCGTTCGATCCCGCAGGCGACCAGCCCGAGGCCATCGAACAGCTCGCCGACGGATTCCGGCAGGGGATGGACGAGCAGACGTTACTCGGTGTCACTGGGTCCGGCAAGACCAATACCGTCTCGTGGACCATCGAGGAGCTCCAGCAGCCGACGCTGGTGATCGCCCACAACAAGACGCTGGCCGCCCAGCTCTACGAGGAATTTCGCGAGCTGTTCCCGAACAACGCCGTCGAGTATTTCGTCTCCTACTACGACTACTACCAGCCCGAGGCCTACGTCGAGCAGACGGACAAGTACATCGAGAAAGACGCCTCGATCAACGAGGAGATCGACCGGCTTCGCCACAGTGCGACCCGGTCGCTCCTGACCCGCGACGACGTCATCGTCGTCGCGTCGGTCTCGGCGATCTACGGGCTTGGCGACCCGCAGAACTACGTCGATATGTCGCTTCGGCTCGAACGCGGCCAGCGGATCGACCGGGACGAACTGCTCGGACGGCTGGTCGATCTGAACTACGAGCGCAACGACGTGGACTTCACACAGGGTACGTTCCGCGTGCGCGGGGACACCGTCGAAATCTACCCGATGTACGGGCGATATGCGGTCCGGGTCGAGATGTGGGGCGACGAGATCGACCGGCTCGTGAAGATCGACCCCCTGGAGGGAGAGATCAAAAGCGAGGAGCCGGCGGTCCTGTTACACCCGGCCGAACACTATTCGATTCCCGAACAGCGCCTCCAGCGGGCGATCGACGAGATCGAACGGCTGATGGACGAACGCGTCTCCTACTTCGAGCGCCAGGGTGATCTCGTGGCCGCCCAGCGGATCGAGGAGCGAACGACGTTCGATCTCGAGATGCTGAAGGAGACCGGCTACTGCTCGGGTATCGAGAACTACTCGGTCCACCTCTCGGATCGCGAGTCGGGGGACGCGCCGTATACGCTGCTCGACTATTTCCCCGATGACTTCCTGACGGTCATCGACGAGTCCCACCAGACGATCCCGCAGATACGCGGCCAATACGAAGGTGACAAGTCGCGCAAGGACTCGCTGGTCGAGAACGGCTTCCGGCTGCCCACTGCCTACGACAACCGACCGTTGACATTTGAGGAATTCGAGAGGAAGACCGACCGGACGCTGTACGTTTCGGCGACGCCCGGCGACTACGAGCGCGACGTCAGCGACCGGATCGTCGAGCAGATCGTCCGTCCCACGCACCTGGTTGATCCCGAAATCGAGGTCAGTCCTGCTGACGGACAGGTCGAGGACCTGCTCGAACGGATCGGCGATCGGGTCGAACAAGACGAGCGCGTGCTCGTGACGACACTCACCAAGCGGATGGCCGAAGACCTGACCGAGTACCTCGAAGAGGCGGGCGTCGCCGTCGAATACATGCACGACGAGACCGACACGCTGGAGCGACACGAACTCGTTCGCGGGCTCCGCGCGGGTGAGTTCGACGTCCTCGTGGGAATCAACCTGCTACGAGAGGGGCTGGACATCCCCGAGGTGTCGCTCGTCGCGATTCTGGACGCCGATCAGGAGGGCTTTCTCCGGAGTGAGACGACGCTGGTGCAGACGATGGGACGGGCCGCTCGCAACGTCAACGGACAGGTGCTGCTCTACGCTGACGACTCGAGCGACGCGATGGAATCCGCAATCGAGGAGACCCGCCGCCGCCGTCGGATCCAGCGGGAATACAACGAGCAACACGGTTTCGAGCCGACGACCATCGAGAAGGAGATCGGCGAAACGAACCTGCCCGGCAGCAAGACCGAGACGCGCGACACCGCCGGAATGGAGCCCGAAGATGCCGACGCCGCAGCACATCTGATCGAGGAGCTACAGGAACGGATGGATGCCGCCGCCGACAATCTCGAATTCGAACTCGCAGCCGACATCCGTGATCGGATCCGGAAACTCCGGGAAGAATACGAACTGGACGGCGGCGAGGAAGACGGCGTCGTTCCGGAGCCAGGACTTGAAGAGCAGTAG
- a CDS encoding inositol monophosphatase family protein encodes MTDSRQRTALVERAARAGGAVARDAFRGPLTVETKANKNDLVTNADSEAQRQIVHTIADAFPDEPFVCEEEINTRTATDESSDTAAEPATRQTGPMVERVPDTGPCWVVDPIDGTANFARGNVLWASSVASVVDGETVAAATYLPAVQDIYTVGPESAARNGQRLAVSDRADPETFAVGLVAAWPSDRSDRLGALVWAVNERFGDSRRYGTLQATLGFVASGELEAAVTTEPTTPWDTIAGVELVRSAGGTVTDVHGNRWTRDSDGLVASNGNAHDEIVAAVEVAN; translated from the coding sequence ATGACCGATAGCCGACAGCGGACTGCGCTGGTCGAACGGGCGGCCCGTGCCGGCGGCGCAGTCGCGCGGGACGCGTTCAGGGGGCCGCTGACAGTCGAAACGAAAGCGAACAAAAACGATCTGGTCACTAACGCCGATAGCGAGGCACAGCGACAGATCGTCCACACGATCGCGGACGCGTTCCCCGACGAGCCGTTCGTCTGTGAAGAGGAGATCAACACGCGCACAGCCACTGACGAAAGTAGCGATACCGCCGCGGAACCGGCCACACGGCAGACCGGACCGATGGTCGAGAGGGTCCCCGACACCGGTCCGTGCTGGGTCGTCGATCCGATCGACGGCACGGCGAACTTCGCCCGCGGAAACGTCCTGTGGGCGAGCAGCGTGGCTTCGGTCGTCGACGGCGAGACCGTTGCAGCGGCGACGTATCTGCCGGCCGTCCAGGACATCTACACGGTCGGTCCGGAGAGTGCAGCCAGGAACGGACAGCGACTCGCGGTCAGCGATCGGGCCGATCCCGAGACGTTCGCAGTTGGGCTGGTCGCTGCCTGGCCCTCGGATCGAAGCGATCGACTCGGGGCGCTCGTCTGGGCGGTCAACGAGCGATTCGGGGACAGCCGTCGATACGGAACGTTGCAGGCGACGCTCGGATTCGTCGCCAGCGGCGAGCTCGAAGCGGCCGTCACGACTGAGCCGACGACGCCGTGGGATACGATCGCCGGTGTCGAGCTCGTCCGGTCCGCCGGGGGGACGGTGACAGATGTACACGGCAACCGCTGGACGCGCGACAGCGACGGTCTCGTGGCATCGAACGGCAACGCACACGACGAGATCGTCGCGGCCGTCGAAGTGGCGAACTAG